From Pusillibacter faecalis, one genomic window encodes:
- the dapA gene encoding 4-hydroxy-tetrahydrodipicolinate synthase — MKFENIKGSIVAMITPFHEDGSVNFEVLTNLLERQIAGGTDAILTLGTTGEYPTMTHEEDAAVVEHTIRVVNGRVPVMVGSGSNCTATQIEKSIQYQDMGADALLLIAPYYNKANAEGMYRHFAETADKVHIPCILYNVPGRTGCSIPVSVVERLSTHPNIAGIKEASGDMSYIMKIAHCAGPDFSLYSGNDDITIPLMSVGGSGVISVYANVMPAMCHQIVADYLGGNQARAVENHLKYLKLMNHLFIEVNPIPVKAAMNLMGLNVGPMRMPLCAMSPANEAVLRETMKEVGLL; from the coding sequence ATGAAATTTGAAAACATCAAAGGTTCCATCGTCGCCATGATCACGCCTTTCCACGAGGATGGCAGCGTGAATTTCGAGGTGCTGACCAATCTGCTGGAGCGCCAGATTGCCGGGGGCACAGATGCCATTTTAACCCTGGGCACCACCGGCGAATACCCTACTATGACCCATGAAGAGGACGCGGCGGTGGTAGAGCACACCATCCGGGTGGTGAATGGCCGGGTACCGGTGATGGTGGGCAGCGGCTCCAACTGCACCGCTACTCAGATTGAAAAGAGCATCCAGTACCAGGACATGGGCGCTGACGCTCTGCTATTGATCGCCCCTTACTACAACAAGGCCAACGCTGAGGGTATGTACCGCCATTTTGCTGAGACGGCGGACAAGGTCCATATTCCCTGCATCCTCTACAATGTCCCTGGGCGTACTGGCTGCTCCATTCCGGTATCTGTGGTGGAACGGCTTAGTACGCATCCCAACATCGCCGGCATCAAGGAGGCCAGTGGTGATATGTCCTACATCATGAAGATCGCACACTGCGCGGGACCGGACTTTTCCTTATACTCCGGCAACGACGACATTACGATCCCCTTGATGAGCGTCGGCGGCAGTGGCGTGATCTCCGTTTATGCAAACGTCATGCCCGCTATGTGTCATCAGATTGTGGCGGACTATCTGGGCGGCAACCAGGCCCGAGCAGTGGAGAATCATCTGAAATACCTGAAGCTGATGAACCATCTGTTCATTGAGGTCAATCCCATTCCCGTCAAAGCTGCCATGAATCTGATGGGGCTGAACGTAGGGCCCATGCGGATGCCGCTTTGTGCGATGAGTCCGGCGAATGAGGCGGTTCTTAGGGAGACCATGAAGGAGGTGGGACTGCTGTGA
- a CDS encoding 3D domain-containing protein produces MKRRQILTYLCFIGLLAIWLIGFLALNVDAEPPRPEHTKAIMPEIPLDELEAAENELIEAALLARSTKLEDVTITFYCCEERPHICGTGSGITASGRRVTPYVSCAVDPAVIPLGSTIMIERNGEMLRLRADDTGPAIRGNRIDLAVQGHQEALSLGVKTADIWWCEE; encoded by the coding sequence ATGAAGCGACGGCAGATTCTTACATATCTTTGCTTCATCGGGCTTCTGGCAATCTGGTTAATTGGATTCCTGGCGCTGAATGTGGATGCGGAGCCTCCGCGCCCGGAACACACAAAAGCCATCATGCCGGAGATCCCGTTGGACGAGCTGGAGGCGGCTGAAAATGAGCTGATTGAGGCCGCACTGCTGGCCCGCTCAACCAAGCTGGAGGACGTGACCATCACCTTCTACTGCTGCGAGGAACGGCCCCACATCTGCGGGACAGGCTCCGGCATCACTGCCAGCGGACGGCGCGTGACGCCCTATGTAAGCTGCGCTGTGGACCCTGCCGTGATTCCGCTGGGCAGCACCATCATGATCGAGCGCAACGGCGAAATGCTGCGCCTGCGGGCGGACGATACCGGCCCTGCTATCCGGGGAAACCGTATAGATTTGGCAGTCCAGGGGCACCAAGAGGCCTTATCCCTGGGCGTGAAAACGGCTGATATCTGGTGGTGCGAGGAATGA
- a CDS encoding L-lactate MFS transporter: MKQTHPQRRVLVVIGSIICQFCVGMLYSWSVFQTPISQMFGWDTGAVSLTFSISTFMLPVAMIVAGLLLPRRGPRWVASLGGIILAIGLLIASQSHSLVMLYVGFGFLGGAGVGLVYGVPIATCAGWYPESTGLITGLAVAGFGLGSSVYAPIATNLISHIGPMSTFLVQACVSFVGILLGSLLLKAPPSTQAAPGGQTGSYTPGGMLRTWQYWILLIMYILANATGLMVVGYASPMGQQLAHITTAQASAVVSILAISNTLGRFLGGAMSDRFGPFRVVIFLYLVNAATMFSMKLMTNFVLYALAVAILACSFGGMVGAYPSIVLDYFGKTYYSVNYGLVFLAFGIGGLLGPQIVSQVLRLQNGDYTLAFWIAGGAGIAGALLALLCRKPVPGKRHTS, translated from the coding sequence ATGAAGCAGACACATCCGCAGCGCCGGGTTCTGGTGGTGATAGGGTCTATCATCTGCCAATTCTGTGTGGGAATGCTATACAGCTGGAGCGTGTTTCAAACCCCCATTTCTCAAATGTTCGGCTGGGATACCGGCGCGGTCTCTCTGACCTTTTCCATCAGCACGTTTATGCTTCCTGTCGCCATGATCGTCGCCGGGTTGCTGCTGCCCCGCCGGGGACCCAGATGGGTTGCATCTCTGGGCGGCATCATCCTCGCCATCGGACTTTTGATCGCCAGCCAATCCCACTCTCTGGTCATGCTGTACGTAGGCTTTGGATTCCTGGGCGGCGCGGGCGTTGGCCTGGTTTATGGTGTCCCCATTGCCACCTGTGCCGGCTGGTACCCAGAGAGCACCGGGCTGATCACAGGTCTTGCCGTCGCTGGCTTCGGTCTTGGTTCCAGTGTCTATGCGCCCATTGCCACGAACCTCATCAGCCATATTGGTCCTATGAGTACATTTCTGGTGCAGGCGTGCGTCTCTTTCGTCGGCATTTTGCTGGGAAGCCTGCTGCTCAAGGCCCCTCCATCCACTCAGGCGGCTCCGGGCGGACAGACGGGCAGCTATACGCCAGGCGGCATGCTGCGCACCTGGCAGTACTGGATTCTCCTGATCATGTACATCCTAGCCAATGCAACAGGTCTCATGGTCGTGGGATATGCCTCCCCTATGGGGCAGCAGCTGGCTCATATCACCACCGCCCAGGCAAGCGCAGTGGTCAGCATCCTAGCGATCTCCAATACGCTAGGCCGCTTTCTGGGTGGAGCCATGTCTGACCGGTTCGGTCCCTTTCGGGTGGTTATCTTCCTCTACTTGGTCAATGCTGCCACCATGTTCTCCATGAAGCTGATGACGAACTTTGTGCTCTACGCGCTGGCTGTCGCCATTCTGGCCTGCAGCTTCGGCGGCATGGTGGGGGCCTATCCCTCCATTGTCCTGGACTACTTCGGCAAAACCTACTATTCCGTGAACTACGGTCTGGTCTTCCTGGCCTTCGGGATCGGCGGGCTGCTGGGACCGCAGATTGTCTCTCAGGTTCTGCGGCTGCAAAACGGCGATTATACGCTGGCCTTCTGGATCGCAGGTGGAGCCGGCATTGCCGGCGCTCTCCTGGCCCTGTTGTGCAGAAAACCAGTTCCCGGAAAACGCCATACCTCCTAA
- a CDS encoding tyrosine-type recombinase/integrase, whose amino-acid sequence MAKQKYYQRPDGLYESIRKINGRRVAFRGKTCREVDRKILAYQEQAQAGRPFPVVAAQWQREHDKTVSLSTQMVYGYAVKRLCAAFPKSIRDVKPLDVKRYLNDLERAGYSAQTVQTDLSVCKMICSYAVISGDIDVSPATEIRKSRGLPVKRREALTEEQEAIVKRVSAERKAHFWLFGCLLLYTGMRRGEALALTYGDIDRKAGVIHVTKKLSYATGQVPVLEDHLKSENGRRDIPLLPPLAAALPRNRAGLIFPGEDGGFMRSSEITKNWRRYCRDAGLFAAERASNGETVETFHITPHCFRHSMATICYEAGLDPRQTARILGDAVETVEGVYTHLRQQRQKSAAEILAEYCK is encoded by the coding sequence ATGGCAAAGCAAAAATATTACCAGCGGCCCGACGGACTCTATGAGTCCATCCGGAAAATCAACGGCAGACGGGTGGCCTTTCGGGGCAAGACCTGCAGGGAGGTGGACCGGAAGATCCTGGCGTATCAGGAACAGGCGCAGGCCGGGAGGCCGTTCCCGGTGGTGGCAGCGCAATGGCAGCGGGAACACGACAAGACGGTGTCCCTCAGCACGCAAATGGTGTACGGATATGCCGTAAAACGGCTTTGCGCGGCATTCCCAAAGAGCATTCGGGACGTCAAGCCTCTGGACGTGAAACGGTATCTCAACGACTTGGAGAGAGCTGGTTACAGTGCGCAAACGGTACAGACTGACTTGAGCGTATGCAAGATGATCTGTTCCTACGCCGTCATTTCCGGCGATATCGACGTGTCCCCGGCTACGGAGATACGCAAGAGCCGGGGGCTTCCGGTAAAACGCCGGGAAGCGCTGACGGAGGAACAGGAGGCCATTGTCAAGCGGGTATCTGCAGAGAGAAAAGCTCACTTTTGGCTGTTCGGCTGTCTGTTGCTCTACACCGGGATGCGGCGGGGAGAAGCCCTGGCGCTGACCTATGGAGACATTGACCGCAAGGCCGGCGTCATCCATGTGACCAAAAAGCTCTCCTATGCGACGGGGCAGGTGCCGGTGCTGGAGGACCACCTCAAAAGCGAGAACGGCCGGCGGGACATCCCCCTGCTTCCGCCCCTGGCTGCGGCGCTGCCGCGAAACCGGGCGGGGCTGATCTTCCCGGGAGAGGACGGGGGCTTTATGCGCTCCTCGGAAATCACAAAAAACTGGCGGCGGTACTGCCGAGACGCGGGTCTTTTCGCTGCAGAGCGGGCCAGCAACGGCGAAACCGTGGAGACGTTCCACATTACTCCGCATTGTTTCCGGCACTCTATGGCCACGATCTGCTATGAGGCTGGATTGGACCCCAGGCAGACGGCCCGGATTCTGGGGGATGCGGTGGAGACTGTGGAGGGGGTTTACACCCACCTTAGACAACAGCGCCAAAAAAGCGCGGCGGAAATCCTGGCGGAATACTGCAAGTAA
- a CDS encoding M20 metallopeptidase family protein: MLPSVVAHRRALHRIPELSDQLPETAAYVRSVLAPLSCTVTTPIPSAICAFFDAGKPETVAFRADMDALPVTERTGLPYASIHPGRMHACGHDGHMSMALALAEHVSARLSELPRNVLFLFQPAEETFGGASPLCATGILEQHHVQRVFGLHLWPGLPAGAVYTRPGPLMARANEVTITVTGKSVHLSRAAEGRDALAAGLDYYRRALELVEALPPPRVLGFGRMVSGTVRNAVSGETILEGSLRTYQEDTYRACREGLIRLGVQVAEERGCEVDVHLSDGYPAVWNHEALYVQLCRELGPKAPALLDTPVLAAEDFSFYQQRVPGVFFFLGVGETAELHAPEFCFDDETVLPEGVAFLKRLLMLA; encoded by the coding sequence ATGCTCCCGTCTGTTGTCGCCCATCGTCGGGCCTTACACCGTATTCCAGAGTTGTCTGATCAGCTGCCGGAGACGGCGGCGTATGTACGTTCTGTCCTCGCACCTCTGAGCTGTACCGTTACCACCCCGATTCCCAGTGCTATCTGCGCCTTTTTCGATGCCGGAAAGCCGGAAACCGTGGCCTTCCGTGCGGACATGGATGCCCTGCCCGTGACGGAGCGCACAGGTCTTCCCTATGCCTCGATTCATCCAGGACGCATGCATGCTTGCGGTCATGACGGTCACATGTCCATGGCACTGGCACTGGCAGAGCATGTGTCCGCGCGTTTATCAGAGCTGCCGCGCAATGTGCTCTTCCTCTTCCAGCCTGCAGAAGAGACGTTTGGCGGTGCCAGTCCCCTGTGCGCCACCGGAATTTTGGAGCAACACCATGTCCAGCGTGTATTCGGACTGCACCTGTGGCCGGGACTTCCCGCCGGAGCGGTCTATACACGCCCAGGGCCGCTGATGGCCCGGGCTAATGAGGTCACTATCACCGTCACCGGCAAGAGCGTCCACCTCTCTCGTGCCGCCGAGGGACGGGACGCCCTGGCTGCGGGGCTGGACTACTATCGCCGCGCCTTGGAGCTGGTGGAGGCCCTGCCGCCGCCCCGGGTGCTGGGCTTTGGACGCATGGTCTCCGGCACCGTCCGCAACGCTGTCAGCGGGGAAACCATCCTGGAGGGCAGCCTGCGGACCTATCAGGAGGATACCTACCGGGCCTGTCGGGAGGGTCTGATTCGACTGGGCGTCCAGGTGGCGGAGGAGCGCGGCTGCGAGGTGGATGTCCACCTGAGCGACGGTTATCCGGCGGTGTGGAACCATGAGGCGCTCTATGTGCAACTCTGCCGGGAACTGGGGCCGAAGGCGCCGGCCCTGCTGGACACCCCGGTCCTGGCCGCCGAGGACTTCTCTTTTTATCAGCAGCGGGTACCTGGTGTCTTTTTCTTCCTTGGCGTCGGGGAAACTGCAGAGCTTCACGCTCCGGAGTTCTGTTTTGACGATGAGACGGTGCTGCCGGAAGGCGTTGCGTTTTTGAAGCGCCTGCTGATGCTGGCATAA
- a CDS encoding DUF6291 domain-containing protein, with product MAEKKEYVKLWMSYESYFEPYSDGEVGRLVLAMMKYRASGVEPEFNGNERYVWPAIKRDIDESLQAQEATATTNRENGKKGGRPPKGEKPNWFTENPKNPMGFEESEKSHGQGQGQGQGQGQGQGCPPPTPPLPTGAEAEVVSDYLNRVNPSASPSSLDELRGFAEVMGAEVCRRAFDIALDSKAATWPYIRKILQDKQSRGVRCLADWDALEKKREFGKKSSAESSNKSAWGYVK from the coding sequence ATGGCGGAAAAAAAGGAATATGTCAAGCTTTGGATGAGCTACGAAAGCTATTTCGAGCCGTACAGTGACGGTGAAGTGGGGCGTCTGGTGCTGGCCATGATGAAATATCGTGCGTCGGGAGTGGAGCCAGAATTCAACGGGAATGAACGGTACGTTTGGCCAGCCATCAAAAGGGACATCGACGAATCTTTGCAGGCGCAAGAGGCAACCGCTACAACCAACCGGGAAAATGGTAAAAAAGGCGGAAGACCACCTAAGGGAGAAAAACCGAATTGGTTTACTGAAAACCCAAAAAACCCAATGGGTTTTGAAGAAAGCGAAAAAAGCCATGGACAAGGTCAAGGACAAGGACAAGGTCAGGGTCAGGGTCAGGGTTGTCCCCCCCCTACCCCCCCACTGCCAACAGGAGCGGAAGCGGAGGTAGTGTCTGACTATCTGAACCGGGTAAACCCATCCGCGTCCCCGTCCTCCCTTGACGAACTGCGCGGGTTTGCAGAAGTCATGGGCGCAGAAGTATGCCGGAGGGCCTTTGACATCGCCCTGGACAGCAAAGCGGCCACATGGCCGTATATCCGCAAAATCCTGCAGGACAAGCAATCGCGCGGCGTCCGGTGCCTTGCGGATTGGGACGCGCTGGAGAAAAAGCGGGAATTCGGCAAGAAGTCCTCAGCGGAGAGCTCGAACAAAAGCGCCTGGGGGTATGTGAAATGA
- a CDS encoding helix-turn-helix domain-containing protein: MLRLKKALDARGISQKSCAELLGITEKSLYNKMSCRSEFTYSEVRRLKAFLPEYNLDYLLEDDAS; encoded by the coding sequence ATGCTCCGATTAAAGAAAGCACTGGATGCCAGAGGAATTTCTCAAAAGTCATGTGCTGAGCTTTTGGGAATCACTGAGAAAAGCCTTTATAACAAGATGTCCTGCCGGTCTGAGTTTACATACAGCGAAGTCCGGCGACTCAAGGCATTTCTTCCGGAATATAACCTGGACTATCTTCTGGAGGATGACGCAAGCTGA
- a CDS encoding dATP/dGTP diphosphohydrolase domain-containing protein, with product MNEVMITNKWVHEDDQKAKADAGKPRPTLVPVSLIEAVTAVRMYGNEKYHDPENWRQVEPQRYQDALYRHWLSYLKGEKCDPESGLPHLWHLACNAAFLIEMEGKE from the coding sequence ATGAACGAAGTTATGATTACCAACAAATGGGTCCATGAAGATGACCAGAAGGCCAAAGCCGACGCAGGGAAGCCTCGCCCTACTCTGGTTCCTGTGTCTCTGATCGAGGCTGTGACGGCGGTCCGCATGTACGGAAATGAAAAGTACCACGACCCGGAGAATTGGCGGCAGGTGGAGCCGCAGCGCTATCAGGATGCTTTATACCGGCACTGGCTGTCCTATCTTAAGGGTGAGAAGTGCGATCCGGAAAGCGGCCTGCCTCATCTATGGCATCTGGCCTGCAATGCGGCGTTTTTGATTGAGATGGAGGGCAAAGAATGA
- the dapD gene encoding 2,3,4,5-tetrahydropyridine-2,6-dicarboxylate N-acetyltransferase: MNAQEIIDYIANSEKRTPVKLYVNTTGPVDFGNAQVFGGNNSFIVFGDWSQLQPVLEANAAEITDYVVENDRRNSGVPLLDMREIPARIEPGAIIREKVEIGEGAVIMMGAVINIGAVVGAGTMIDMGAVLGGRATVGARCHVGAGAVLAGVVEPASATPVIVEDGVLIGANAVVIEGVHIGADAVVAAGAVVIEDVPAGAVVAGSPARIVKMKDEKTQGKTALVDALRKL, from the coding sequence ATGAACGCGCAGGAAATTATTGACTATATTGCAAATTCTGAAAAGAGAACTCCGGTGAAGCTGTATGTGAATACCACAGGGCCGGTGGACTTCGGCAACGCCCAGGTATTTGGTGGAAACAACAGCTTCATCGTCTTTGGTGATTGGAGCCAGCTTCAGCCTGTTCTGGAGGCAAACGCCGCGGAAATCACGGATTATGTGGTGGAGAATGACCGCCGCAATTCCGGCGTGCCATTACTGGATATGCGGGAGATTCCAGCCCGCATTGAACCCGGTGCCATCATCCGGGAAAAGGTGGAAATTGGAGAGGGCGCGGTCATCATGATGGGCGCGGTGATTAATATTGGCGCCGTCGTGGGCGCGGGCACCATGATTGACATGGGAGCCGTCCTGGGCGGTCGGGCCACGGTGGGTGCGCGCTGCCACGTCGGCGCCGGCGCGGTGCTGGCGGGCGTCGTGGAGCCGGCCTCTGCCACCCCGGTCATTGTGGAGGACGGCGTTCTGATTGGTGCCAACGCCGTGGTCATTGAGGGCGTTCATATCGGAGCAGACGCAGTAGTGGCTGCCGGAGCCGTGGTCATTGAGGATGTGCCCGCTGGCGCCGTCGTGGCGGGAAGCCCTGCCCGTATCGTGAAGATGAAGGATGAAAAGACCCAGGGTAAGACCGCGCTGGTAGACGCGCTGCGGAAATTATAA
- a CDS encoding single-stranded DNA-binding protein gives MLNHITLMGRLTRDPELRRTQSGTAVTSFTLAVDRDFKSQSGEKETDFIDIVAWRSTAEFVSKYFSKGRMAVVEGRLQIRDWTDKDGGKRRSAEVIADNVYFGDSKKDDQGSRPVSRGVDVSASDFAEISEEDGELPF, from the coding sequence ATGCTTAACCACATTACACTCATGGGCCGCCTGACCCGTGACCCGGAGCTGCGCCGCACCCAGAGCGGCACCGCTGTTACATCCTTCACCCTGGCCGTGGACCGGGACTTCAAGTCTCAGTCCGGCGAGAAGGAGACGGACTTCATTGATATTGTGGCCTGGCGCTCTACCGCTGAATTTGTCAGCAAGTACTTCTCCAAAGGCCGCATGGCTGTGGTGGAGGGCCGCCTGCAAATCCGGGACTGGACGGACAAGGACGGCGGCAAGCGCCGCAGCGCCGAGGTGATCGCGGATAACGTCTACTTTGGGGATTCCAAGAAAGATGACCAGGGCTCCCGTCCTGTCTCCCGCGGTGTGGACGTTTCCGCCTCCGACTTTGCAGAGATCAGCGAGGAAGACGGCGAGCTACCGTTTTGA
- a CDS encoding S24 family peptidase has translation MNFLEKLDYLMKKKGLNKSKLSKLSGVPYTTIDGFYKKGYENTKISTIQKIALALDVSLDYLADDSISDEHFQPKVLRVDFGHGEMGAKKAPPLSGEAMRLAKDYDSLDRWGRQALRELAETELQRMEDEKRFQEEAEEPETPPVINLFINPSAAGPALGETGQSCEPYELKPEDPRGASYAIRVQGNSMEPDFPDESIVFVNHDEMRDGDIGVFCVDGATVIKQWHYDRMLGITYLFSLNRKRSDADLVITASSGRSLVWQGRVMTKKRYPLPGR, from the coding sequence ATGAATTTTTTAGAAAAGCTAGATTATCTCATGAAGAAGAAGGGCCTAAATAAGAGCAAACTTTCCAAGTTGTCGGGCGTTCCTTATACGACCATCGACGGTTTTTATAAGAAGGGGTACGAGAACACCAAGATTTCCACCATCCAGAAGATTGCGCTTGCGTTGGATGTGTCCCTGGATTATTTGGCGGACGACAGTATTTCCGATGAACATTTTCAGCCGAAGGTTCTTCGTGTGGACTTTGGGCATGGGGAGATGGGCGCAAAAAAGGCCCCGCCCTTGTCGGGCGAGGCGATGAGGCTTGCAAAGGATTATGACAGCCTGGACCGCTGGGGGAGGCAGGCGCTGCGAGAGCTGGCGGAGACGGAGCTCCAGCGGATGGAGGATGAGAAACGCTTTCAGGAGGAGGCAGAGGAGCCGGAAACACCACCTGTTATCAACCTGTTTATCAATCCCTCCGCCGCCGGCCCTGCCCTGGGCGAGACCGGACAGAGCTGCGAGCCTTACGAACTGAAACCGGAGGACCCCAGAGGTGCCTCCTATGCCATTCGGGTACAGGGAAACAGCATGGAACCGGACTTCCCGGATGAGTCTATCGTGTTTGTCAATCATGATGAAATGCGGGATGGGGACATCGGCGTTTTCTGCGTGGATGGAGCTACCGTCATCAAGCAGTGGCACTATGACCGCATGTTGGGGATTACCTACCTCTTCAGCCTGAATCGGAAACGGTCGGACGCTGACTTGGTGATCACCGCCAGCAGCGGAAGGTCCCTGGTCTGGCAGGGGCGGGTCATGACCAAAAAGAGATATCCCCTTCCGGGGAGATAA
- a CDS encoding ComEC/Rec2 family competence protein, giving the protein MLVLDFINVGNGDAILVREVEGGSCRFSMLVDCGHDNLVRDDHPEPLDARSCRIYAGDFLKKQGIERLDILLLTHFHRDHVGGLDRVLQCVAVDRLLTPYIPPREAESLEPDGDNGLPKAARNLLRCMDFYARPLRRYEERIGTLVELAGDRMETLQLTEELRMDILFGEPALYPRQRQVFDAAFQGRRNAYDLIHWAKSMNVASLRQRLYYHGREIVLGGDAYAHMWETATATPCDILKVPHHASLSSTTRKLLHLLQPKTAVVCVAAGRPDERPHPYIVQLLKNCVGDVRFTDAVEIPGIVEPIFHESVHLEIP; this is encoded by the coding sequence ATGCTGGTACTGGACTTCATCAATGTGGGCAACGGCGACGCGATCCTGGTGCGGGAGGTGGAGGGCGGAAGCTGCCGCTTTTCTATGCTGGTGGACTGCGGCCACGATAACCTGGTGCGGGATGACCACCCGGAACCCTTGGATGCCAGGTCCTGTAGAATCTATGCCGGGGATTTTCTGAAAAAACAGGGGATTGAGCGGCTGGATATCCTGCTGCTGACACACTTTCATAGAGATCATGTGGGTGGCCTGGACCGGGTGCTACAGTGCGTGGCTGTGGACCGGCTACTGACGCCCTACATCCCTCCGAGGGAGGCGGAGAGCTTGGAACCAGACGGAGACAACGGCCTTCCCAAAGCGGCCAGGAATCTTCTGCGTTGCATGGATTTCTATGCGCGGCCGCTGAGACGGTATGAAGAACGGATTGGAACGCTGGTGGAGCTTGCGGGCGACCGGATGGAGACCCTTCAGCTCACGGAGGAACTGAGGATGGACATCCTCTTTGGAGAGCCGGCATTGTACCCCAGGCAGAGACAGGTGTTTGACGCAGCCTTTCAGGGGCGGCGGAACGCCTATGATCTAATCCACTGGGCCAAGTCCATGAATGTTGCCAGCCTGCGCCAACGGCTATATTACCATGGCCGGGAGATTGTTTTGGGCGGCGACGCCTATGCCCACATGTGGGAGACGGCAACAGCCACTCCCTGCGACATTTTGAAAGTGCCCCACCACGCCTCGCTGTCCTCTACCACGCGGAAGCTCCTGCACCTCCTACAGCCCAAGACAGCGGTGGTCTGTGTGGCAGCGGGCCGCCCGGATGAGCGGCCCCACCCCTACATCGTGCAGCTATTAAAAAATTGTGTGGGAGACGTCCGCTTTACGGACGCCGTGGAGATTCCCGGGATAGTAGAGCCGATCTTTCACGAGTCAGTCCATCTGGAGATTCCGTGA
- a CDS encoding DUF551 domain-containing protein — translation MSDWISVRERLPEVRQEVLVYWRNTSQKAEHFELTHYTGDHWYLLDNTGRPWIEVVAWMPLPEPPKENQQHE, via the coding sequence ATGAGCGATTGGATTAGCGTCAGGGAGCGGTTGCCGGAAGTGAGGCAAGAAGTGTTGGTATACTGGCGGAATACATCTCAAAAAGCGGAACATTTTGAATTGACACATTACACAGGGGACCATTGGTATTTACTTGACAATACAGGCCGACCTTGGATTGAGGTTGTTGCATGGATGCCCCTCCCCGAACCACCAAAGGAGAATCAGCAGCATGAGTAA
- the dapB gene encoding 4-hydroxy-tetrahydrodipicolinate reductase, protein MRYILIGRGKMGRLLQETARAAGDQVEAAFGREDLDQLGRLGKVADVVIDFSRPEALPEICSYVRRTGTALLSGTTGYTSDQLRELQALGSAAPVLWSANFSLGVAVLARALRDVTGVLRPEFDIEVTEVHHNQKTDAPSGTAKLLVEAMDPRQELTPVYGRQGQTGRRNREEIGIHALRGGTVAGTHTVHFFGPDEELEFTHRAASRQIFVNGALRVARLLPGRANGIYDLENILFGE, encoded by the coding sequence GTGAGATATATCCTGATCGGGCGGGGAAAGATGGGGCGGCTCCTCCAGGAGACTGCCCGGGCCGCCGGCGACCAGGTGGAAGCGGCTTTTGGCCGCGAAGATCTGGACCAGCTGGGTCGGCTTGGCAAGGTGGCAGACGTGGTGATTGACTTCTCCCGGCCGGAGGCTTTGCCGGAAATCTGCTCCTATGTCCGCCGTACCGGAACGGCGCTGCTCTCCGGCACCACGGGCTACACGTCGGATCAGCTCCGGGAGCTGCAGGCGCTGGGAAGCGCCGCCCCGGTGCTGTGGAGCGCCAATTTCTCTCTGGGTGTTGCGGTACTTGCCCGGGCACTGCGGGATGTCACCGGGGTGCTGAGGCCGGAGTTTGACATTGAGGTGACAGAGGTCCACCACAATCAGAAGACCGACGCGCCCAGCGGAACCGCAAAGCTCTTGGTGGAGGCTATGGACCCGCGTCAGGAGCTGACGCCGGTCTATGGGCGTCAAGGTCAGACCGGTCGGCGGAACAGGGAGGAGATCGGCATTCACGCCCTGCGGGGCGGCACAGTGGCGGGAACCCACACTGTGCATTTCTTCGGCCCCGACGAGGAGCTGGAATTTACTCACCGGGCGGCCAGCCGTCAGATTTTTGTGAACGGCGCCTTGCGTGTGGCCCGGCTGTTGCCAGGGAGAGCAAACGGCATCTATGACTTGGAAAATATCTTGTTTGGAGAGTGA
- a CDS encoding YopX family protein, giving the protein MRDILFKAKRLSDGAWVEGYLYRLHDSLNPFIMLRNRHGEAYEVDPSTVCEYTGLTNRNRKKIFEGDIIRWTNWKGEQKEAPVCYDPEWNRFCVWLNGAESMGANKHLSTSGIEIISNIHDGEGGQ; this is encoded by the coding sequence ATGAGAGATATCCTTTTCAAAGCCAAACGGCTGAGTGATGGTGCATGGGTGGAAGGTTATCTATACCGACTCCATGATAGCTTAAATCCCTTTATTATGCTCAGAAATCGACATGGTGAAGCTTACGAGGTTGACCCCTCAACGGTCTGCGAGTACACCGGCCTGACCAACAGGAACAGGAAGAAGATTTTTGAGGGGGATATTATCCGCTGGACGAACTGGAAAGGTGAACAAAAAGAAGCTCCTGTATGCTATGACCCAGAATGGAATAGATTTTGCGTTTGGCTGAATGGCGCTGAAAGTATGGGCGCAAACAAGCACCTTTCAACGAGCGGAATTGAGATCATCAGCAACATCCACGACGGGGAGGGCGGGCAATGA